The Caldisericia bacterium genomic sequence TCTCTTATCTCTTTAACAAAAGCATAATGAGGTAAAACATTGCTCTCAGCAATTTTTATGAGTTCATTTTTATCCATAATAACCTCCTATTTTATTAAACTATTCAAAAAAATTATAACATCTAACTTATTTTTTCTTTAGATAAGGATTTTTATTAATTGGTAAAGATGCAATTGCATCAAGATTATAATCTGAAAAATAACCCTCAAGAAAATATTTTTCCCCAACAAGAGCAATCATTCCTCCATTATCAGTTGAAAATTCAAATGAAGGAAAATAAAATTCAAAATTAGAGTTTAAATTAAAATATTTTCTCAAAAATTTACTTGCTGAAACTCCTCCAACAACTGAAACTTTATTTATTCTAAATTCATCATAAGCAAGTTTTATATTTCTCATTAAAGATTCATAGATAGAATAAAACATAGATGAAACTAAATCTTCAACTTTGTAATCACCTTTATTTATTATATTTAACACTTCTGTTTTTAAACCTGAAAAGGAAAAAGAATATCTTTTTTTCTTATCTTTGAATTTTGGAATTGAAAATTTAAATCTATTTGGATCTCCTTTAAGAGCAAGTTCATCAAGCATCTTTCCAGCAGGATAATCAAAACCTAATCTTCTTCCAATTTTATCAATAACTTCACCTGCTGAATCATCAACTGTTTCACCGAGAAGTTTATATTTAAGATTCTCTTCAACAATTAATAAAATCGTGTGTCCTCCTGAAATAATTAGTGATAAAAATGGAAATTCTAAATTATGATCAAAAAAAATTGAATATATATGCCCTTCAAGGTGGTTAACACCGATTAATGGTATTGAAAGAGAGTAAGAAATGGTTTTAGCAAATTCAACACCAACAAGAAGTGAACCAACAAGACCTGGACCTATGGTTACAGAAACACCATCAATTTTATCAAGAGAAATTCCACTTTTCTTTTCAAGATCTTCTAAAACAAATGGGAAAATTTCAAGTTGTTTTCTTGCAGCAATTTCTGGAACTACTCCCCCATAACTTTTGTGAAAATCCTCAGATGTAGCTCTTACCATGGAAATTAGTTTTCCATCACTAACTATTGCCATTGATGTATCATCACAGGATGTTTCAACTCCTAAAACTTTCATATGTAATTAAATTTTATCATATATCAATATAATCGAGCCATCCATATTTATCTTCTTCTTTGCCCTCAACTATGTTAGAATATTTTTCCTGAAGCAATCTTGTTATTTCTCCAATCTCACCTTTTCCAACTTTAATCTTATCTACACTTATAACTGGTGTTACTTCAGCAGCAGTTCCTACTAAAAATATCTCATCAGCAATATAAAGTGCTTCTCTTGGCATGAATTCAACTCTAACTTCAATTCCAAGATCTCTTGCCAACTTAATAATTGAATCTCTTGTTATTCCTTCCAAAATTGATGAAGATAGAGGTGGCGTATAAAGTATACCATTTTTTACAAGAAAGATATTTTCTCCACTTCCTTCACTTATATAACCAAAATAATCAAGAAGAATTGCCTCTTGAAATCCATAACTTACAACTTCCATTAAAGCAAGTTGAGAATTTAGATAATTACCACTTGCTTTTGCCATAGCAGGTAAAGTATCAGGTGCAAATTTTCTCCATGAAGAAACCATTACATTCAACCCTTTTTTTATATTTTCATCTCCAAGATATCTTCCAAGATCAAAAGCAATAATAGATACTTCAACTGGAACATTTAGTGGATTTGGTGCAATAGTTCCATATCCTCTATAAACTATAGGTCTTATATATGCAGATTCTAAATCATTTTTCCTTATCAACTCTTTTGTTGCTTCCCTTAATTCTTCAACTGAATAAGGAATCTCCATTCTATAAATTTTTGCAGAATTTTTTAATCTAATAAGGTGGTCTTTTAATCTAAAAATCTCTGGACCTTTGTCTGTTTTATAACACCTTATACCTTCAAAAACACCAGAACCATAATGAATTACATGTGATAGAATATGAATTTTTGCATCCCACCAGTTAACAAATTCACCATTCATCCAAATAAATTTAGCCTCCTTAATCGGCATGGCTCCTCCTTTTTATATGATAAATATAATTAAACAATATTTTATGATAAATTTAATTTAATTCAATAAATTTTTATATCAAAGCATAAAATAATTTAAATTGAAATAATTAACTTTATTTGAAAGAAATCTTTTTAAGAGTTATAATTTTTAAAGTTATGTATCCAAGACTAATTATTAACATAAAAGCAATAGGTGAGAATTATTTAAAAATAAAGAAAAAATGTGAGGAGTTAGGAGTTGAAGTTGTTCCTGTAACAAAAGTTGTTAGAGGTGATGAAAACATAGTTAGAACTCTTGTTTCTCTTGGTGCTAAAGTTATAGGTGATTCAAGAGTTAAAAATATAAAAAATTTTTCTCATATTAAAGTAAATACACTTCTTTTAAGAGCACCTTCTTTTTCAGAGATAGAAGAAACATCTGATTTGGTTGATATCTCTTTAGAAACAGAACTTTCTACAATTGAAAAACTTTCACTCTCTTTAAAAAAGAAAGGTAAAAAACATGGAGTAATTGTTATGGTGGAAGTTGGAGAATTAAGAGAGGGAGTTATGCCAGAAGAAGTTATTCCTTTTGTGAAGAAGTTGATAACATTTCCAAATATTGAATTTCTTGGTCTTGGAACAAATACAACATGTTTTTCTGGAATCATTCCAGATGAAAAAAATTTAAAAGTTTTATATGATTTAAAGATAAAACTCGAAGATGAAGGGATTCCTGTAAAAATTATTTCAGGAGGTGGATCAAATTTACTAAAAATGATATGGGATAAAAAGTTACCTAATTTTATAAACCAAGTAAGAGTTGGAGAAGGCATATTTTGTGGAGTTGAAGCAATAAAAAGAGAGAGACTTCCTGGTTTAAGAGAAGATACATTTTTACTTGAAGCAGAGTTAATTGAAGTTAAAAGAAAACCATCAAAACCATGGGGAGAGAGAACAAAAGATGCTTTTGGAGAAGAAGTTGAATTTAAAGATGAAGGTGAAATGATAAGGGGGATTCTTTCTCTTGGAAGACAAGATGTAAATTTAGGTGGAATAAAAAACGACGAAGATATTAAAATAGTTGGTGCATCAAGTGATCATATGGTTATCAATTTAAATAAAAGATACTTTTCAAAAGTTGGAGATGTAATTTCGTTCAGGTTAAATTACTCAGGTGTTTTATCTGCAATGACTTCTCCTTATATAGAAAAAATTTACATTGAAGAATGAAATATAAACTATTTTTCACATTTTTGAAAATAAGCACATTAACTTTGGGTGGTGGTTATGCAATGGTTCCAATAATTGAAAGAGAAATCATAAAGAAAAATGTAATTGAAAAAGAAGAATTTTTGAACCTTTTCTCAAAAGCACAAAGTTCACCTGGTCCTATTGCAGTAAACACTGCATTTATGGTTGGAATGAAACTTGGCGGAGTTATGCTTGGACTTTATTATGTTTTAGGAGTTTTTATTCCTCCATTTTTTGCTATTTTAATAGTAGCTTCACTTTTCAAAAAATATATTGATATTTTATATGTCCAACATTTTTTAGAGGGAATAAGAGTTGGAATTTCAATAATATTGATTAACTTTTTATTAGGGATAATAAAAAACTTTAAAATTATTGAAGCAATTTTTCTTTTATTTGGGTTTTTATTAATCTTTCTTTTTAAACTTCACTCAATTTATACACTCGTTTTAATAACCTTTTTTTATTTTGTTTTTACATCCAAAAGGAATAAAAAATGATTCTAAAATTATTTTTTATATTTTTTAAAATAGGTTTATTTTCTTATGGTGGTGGTTGGAGTGCTTTATCAATAATAAAAGATGAACTTGTAAATGTTTACAAATTAATAACTCTAAAAGAGTTTCTTGATATGGTTTCAATAGCCGAAATAACACCAGGACCTAT encodes the following:
- the tsaD gene encoding tRNA (adenosine(37)-N6)-threonylcarbamoyltransferase complex transferase subunit TsaD translates to MKVLGVETSCDDTSMAIVSDGKLISMVRATSEDFHKSYGGVVPEIAARKQLEIFPFVLEDLEKKSGISLDKIDGVSVTIGPGLVGSLLVGVEFAKTISYSLSIPLIGVNHLEGHIYSIFFDHNLEFPFLSLIISGGHTILLIVEENLKYKLLGETVDDSAGEVIDKIGRRLGFDYPAGKMLDELALKGDPNRFKFSIPKFKDKKKRYSFSFSGLKTEVLNIINKGDYKVEDLVSSMFYSIYESLMRNIKLAYDEFRINKVSVVGGVSASKFLRKYFNLNSNFEFYFPSFEFSTDNGGMIALVGEKYFLEGYFSDYNLDAIASLPINKNPYLKKK
- a CDS encoding branched-chain amino acid transaminase produces the protein MPIKEAKFIWMNGEFVNWWDAKIHILSHVIHYGSGVFEGIRCYKTDKGPEIFRLKDHLIRLKNSAKIYRMEIPYSVEELREATKELIRKNDLESAYIRPIVYRGYGTIAPNPLNVPVEVSIIAFDLGRYLGDENIKKGLNVMVSSWRKFAPDTLPAMAKASGNYLNSQLALMEVVSYGFQEAILLDYFGYISEGSGENIFLVKNGILYTPPLSSSILEGITRDSIIKLARDLGIEVRVEFMPREALYIADEIFLVGTAAEVTPVISVDKIKVGKGEIGEITRLLQEKYSNIVEGKEEDKYGWLDYIDI
- a CDS encoding alanine racemase gives rise to the protein MKEIFLRVIIFKVMYPRLIINIKAIGENYLKIKKKCEELGVEVVPVTKVVRGDENIVRTLVSLGAKVIGDSRVKNIKNFSHIKVNTLLLRAPSFSEIEETSDLVDISLETELSTIEKLSLSLKKKGKKHGVIVMVEVGELREGVMPEEVIPFVKKLITFPNIEFLGLGTNTTCFSGIIPDEKNLKVLYDLKIKLEDEGIPVKIISGGGSNLLKMIWDKKLPNFINQVRVGEGIFCGVEAIKRERLPGLREDTFLLEAELIEVKRKPSKPWGERTKDAFGEEVEFKDEGEMIRGILSLGRQDVNLGGIKNDEDIKIVGASSDHMVINLNKRYFSKVGDVISFRLNYSGVLSAMTSPYIEKIYIEE
- a CDS encoding chromate transporter, whose protein sequence is MKYKLFFTFLKISTLTLGGGYAMVPIIEREIIKKNVIEKEEFLNLFSKAQSSPGPIAVNTAFMVGMKLGGVMLGLYYVLGVFIPPFFAILIVASLFKKYIDILYVQHFLEGIRVGISIILINFLLGIIKNFKIIEAIFLLFGFLLIFLFKLHSIYTLVLITFFYFVFTSKRNKK